From Suncus etruscus isolate mSunEtr1 chromosome 6, mSunEtr1.pri.cur, whole genome shotgun sequence, one genomic window encodes:
- the H6PD gene encoding LOW QUALITY PROTEIN: GDH/6PGL endoplasmic bifunctional protein (The sequence of the model RefSeq protein was modified relative to this genomic sequence to represent the inferred CDS: inserted 1 base in 1 codon; deleted 6 bases in 3 codons) — protein MKHPGSQTMLTMALCLALVGCLQAQEPLGHVSVILLGATGDLARKSPMAGLFQLYLDEASRGHSLSFHGSALTATEQGQELTDQDPGHPHLCPRDLPPSHCADLKDLSSRQRSQYRRLKSXRDYEALHGDINARLEQGPHREAGRIFYFSVPPFAYLDIARNINSSCRPGPGAWLRVVLEKPFGHDYDSAQQLAAELGGFFREEEMYRVDHYLGKQAVAQILPFRVQNHQALDPLWSRHHVERVEIVMKETLDAEGRTSFYEEYGVIRDVVQNHLTEILVLLAMELPRNASSPEAVLQSKLQTFGALRGLQSDSAVLGQYQAYIEQVRQELQHPPGFQSFTPTFAGVVVHVDTPRWEGVPFILMAGKALDERVGYARILFRNQAHCVQSPRRWDLTHSPCLPRQLVFYIGHGELGCPAVLASRNLFQPSLPAHSWTLLDDRPDLQLFGQPLAHFHAYRPMREQDAHAALISRIFHGQKDAFIATDTLLASWRFWTPLLDSLARKPPRLYPGGPNAGHLLDFELSGSQLTFCWRQPEQLVPGPGDAPMPKDFQVLRATYRESQLVSAWPEELIAQLAADMEAAAEQAVRRAGEFHLALSGGSSPIALFQRLATRQPSFPWAHTHLWLVDERCVPLRDPESNFQSLQEYLLPHIRVPHYNVHPMPVHLHQRLCAEEDQGAQLYTQEIAALVANSSFDLVLLGMGTDGHTASLFPQSPAGLDGEPLVVLTHSPSRPHRRMSLSLPLINRARQVAVLVLGRMKREIALLVSRVGRQPRKWPISGVWPASGRLVWYMDYEAFLG, from the exons GCATCCAGGATCCCAGACCATGCTCACCATGGCCCTGTGTCTCGCCCTGGTGGGCTGCCTGCAGGCCCAGGAGCCCCTTGGCCATGTGTCTGTCATCCTGTTGGGCGCCACCGGCGACCTGGCCCGCAAATCACCTATGGCAGGG CTGTTTCAGCTATACCTGGATGAGGCATCT CGGGGCCACAGTCTCAGCTTCCACGGCTCGGCGCTCACGGCCACTGAGCAGGGCCAAGAGCTCACTGACCAAGATCCTGGACACCCTCACCTCTGCCCCCGGGACCTGCCCCCCAGC CACTGCGCTGATCTCAAGGACCTCAGTTCCAGGCAGCGGAGCCAGTACCGGCGCCTGAAAA CCAGAGACTATGAGGCCCTGCACGGTGACATCAATGCCCGACTGGAACAGGGGCCCCACCGCGAGGCCGGTCGCATCTTCTACTTCTCCGTGCCACCCTTCGCCTATCTGGACATCGCCCGCAACATCAACAGTAGCTGCCGCCCGGGCCCCGGTGCCTGGCTGCGGGTGGTGCTGGAGAAACCTTTCGGCCATGACTACGACTCGGCCCAGCAGCTGGCGGCCGAGCTCGGGGGCTTTTTCCGGGAGGAGGAGATGTACCGTGTGGACCATTACCTGGGCAAGCAG GCTGTGGCACAGATCCTGCCTTTCCGAGTCCAGAACCACCAAGCCCTGGACCCTCTGTGGAGCCGCCACCACGTGGAACGTGTGGAGATTGTCATGAAGGAGACGCTGGACGCGGAAG GCCGCACCAGCTTTTACGAGGAATATGGCGTCATCCGTGATGTGGTGCAGAACCACCTGACCGAGATCTTGGTGCTGCTGGCCATGGAGCTGCCCCGAAATGCCAGCAGTCCCGAGGCCGTGCTCCAGAGCAAGTTGCAGACCTTCGGGGCACTGCGTGGGCTGCAGTCGGACAGCGCTGTGCTGGGGCAGTACCAGGCCTACATAGAGCAGGTGCGCCAGGAGCTGCAGCATCCTCCCGGCTTCCAGAGCTTCACGCCGACCTTTGCAG GCGTCGTCGTGCATGTGGACACGCCACGCTGGGAGGGCGTTCCCTTCATCCTGATGGCCGGCAAAGCCCTGGACGAGCGTGTGGGCTATGCCCGCATCCTGTTCCGGAATCAGGCCCACTGCGTGCAGAGTCCCCGGCGCTGGGACCTGACCCACAGCCCCTGCCTGCCCCGTCAGCTGGTCTTCTACATCGGCCATGGCGAGCTGGGCTGCCCCGCCGTGCTAGCGAGCAGGAACCTCTTCCAGCCCTCGCTGCCCGCCCACAGCTGGACACTGCTGGATGACCGGCCAGACCTGCAGCTCTTCGGCCAGCCCCTGGCCCACTTCCATGCCTACCGGCCCATGCGGGAGCAAGATGCCCATGCCGCCCTCATCAGCCGCATCTTCCACGGCCAGAAGGACGCGTTCATCGCTACGGACACGCTGCTGGCCTCCTGGCGCTTCTGGACGCCGCTGCTGGACAGCCTGGCCCGGAAGCCGCCTCGCCTCTATCCGGGGGGACCCAATGCCGGCCACCTGCTGGACTTCGAACTCAGCGGCTCCCAGCTGACCTTCTGCTGGCGGCAGCCTGAGCAGTTGGTGCCGGGGCCCGGTGATGCCCCAATGCCCAAAGACTTCCAGGTGCTCAGAGCCACCTACCGCGAGAGCCAGCTGGTCTCGGCCTGGCCCGAGGAGCTCATTGCCCAGCTGGCCGCGGACATGGAGGCGGCGGCTGAGCAGGCCGTGAGGCGGGCCGGCGAGTTCCACCTGGCGCTGTCGGGCGGCTCCAGCCCCATCGCCCTTTTCCAGCGACTGGCCACGCGGCAGCCCAGCTTCCCCTGGGCACACACGCACCTCTGGCTGGTGGACGAGCGCTGTGTGCCCCTGAGGGACCCCGAGTCCAACTTCCAGAGCTTGCAGGAATACCTACTGCCGCATATCCGGGTGCCCCACTACAACGTGCATCCTATGCCAGTTCATCTGCACCAGcggctctgtgctgaggaggaCCAAGGTGCGCAGCTCTATACCCAGGAGATCGCTGCCCTGGTTGCCAACAGCAGCTTCGACCTGGTGCTCCTGGGCATGGGCACGGACGGGCACACAGCCTCGCTTTTCCCACAGTCACCCGCCGGCCTGGACGGGGAGCCCCTGGTGGTGCTGACCCACAGCCCCTCGAGGCCTCACCGGCGCATGAGCCTCAGCCTCCCCCTCATCAACCGTGCACGCCAGGTGGCTGTGCTGGTCCTGGGCAGGATGAAGCGGGAGATCGCCCTGTTGGTGAGCCGTGTGGGCCGGCAGCCCCGAAAGTGGCCCATCTCCGGGGTGTGGCCCGCGTCTGGCCGCCTGGTGTGGTACATGGACTACGAGGCGTTTCTCGGCTGA